Proteins co-encoded in one Govania unica genomic window:
- a CDS encoding OmpH/Skp family outer membrane protein — protein MKRFIRTAIIPALAVAGLMTAVAGVPSVAGAETLKTATIAILDQRRLFSESLVSQDITKQLRQFSQTFGNEENNTKNALLKEKEELEKQRPVIGEAMFEQKFNALRTKADQLNRKMDLHQKQLNVAQMNTNRELQKVLAPIISKLSDSKGANVVLEKSQVVHSTAALDMTTEVIELLNKQLPTLKVTLPTEAEIVDLEKKAGAAQP, from the coding sequence ATGAAACGATTTATTCGGACTGCCATTATCCCCGCTCTTGCTGTTGCCGGTCTGATGACCGCTGTTGCAGGTGTGCCTTCGGTCGCGGGTGCAGAGACTCTCAAGACGGCAACCATTGCCATTCTTGATCAGCGCCGGTTGTTCAGCGAGTCGTTGGTGAGCCAGGACATCACCAAGCAGCTGCGCCAGTTCTCCCAGACCTTTGGGAATGAAGAGAACAACACCAAAAATGCGCTTCTGAAGGAAAAGGAAGAGCTTGAAAAGCAGCGTCCGGTTATCGGCGAAGCTATGTTCGAGCAGAAGTTCAATGCGCTGCGGACCAAGGCGGATCAGCTGAACCGCAAGATGGACCTGCATCAGAAGCAGCTCAATGTCGCGCAGATGAACACCAACCGCGAACTTCAGAAAGTGCTGGCGCCGATCATCTCCAAGCTGTCTGACAGCAAGGGCGCCAATGTTGTTCTTGAAAAATCGCAGGTCGTGCACAGCACTGCGGCTCTCGACATGACCACGGAAGTGATCGAGCTCCTGAACAAGCAGCTGCCGACCCTCAAGGTGACCCTGCCGACCGAAGCTGAAATCGTCGATCTTGAGAAAAAAGCCGGCGCTGCACAGCCGTAA